The Candidatus Eisenbacteria bacterium genome includes a window with the following:
- a CDS encoding cytochrome P450, whose protein sequence is MTLPAGLADLSDPESFVGGVPHETFRRLRREAPVVFHPERSGRGFWVVSKWEDIRAVSLDQATFSSWEGGIMIRDYPDDLMAAQRETLTAMEPRRHQKHRRLVSGTFAPKVIRDLEPRLRALVTRVLDGVEARGGCDFVTDVAAELPVVAICELLGVPYEDRGRIVAWSNALVGADDPEYADDPSQAPVAAMQLAMYAHELAETRRREPKDDIVSALLRAEVDGERLSEAGFNAFVLVLSVAGNETTRNLIAGGLQTLFEHPAERARLQKDLSLLPTAIEEMLRYVPPVLHFRRTATRDVRLRGADIKAGDKVTVWYVSGNRDEDVFPEPDRFDVGRTSNDHLSFGFGSHYCLGASLAQLEARLLFEELLTRLPDIAPAGPPERLRSNHIGGIKHLPVRFTPSARRSVA, encoded by the coding sequence GTGACGCTCCCCGCCGGCCTCGCCGATCTCTCCGACCCCGAGAGCTTCGTCGGCGGCGTCCCGCACGAGACGTTCCGCCGGCTGCGGCGCGAGGCGCCCGTGGTCTTCCATCCGGAGCGGAGCGGCCGCGGCTTCTGGGTGGTCAGCAAGTGGGAGGACATCCGCGCCGTGTCCCTCGACCAGGCGACCTTCTCGTCGTGGGAGGGCGGCATCATGATCCGTGACTACCCCGACGATCTCATGGCCGCGCAGCGCGAGACGCTGACGGCCATGGAGCCGCGGCGCCATCAGAAGCACCGCCGGCTCGTCTCCGGCACCTTCGCGCCCAAGGTGATCCGCGACCTCGAGCCGCGGCTGCGCGCCCTCGTGACCCGCGTGCTCGACGGCGTCGAGGCGCGCGGCGGCTGCGACTTCGTGACCGACGTCGCGGCCGAGCTGCCCGTCGTCGCCATCTGCGAGCTGCTGGGCGTGCCGTACGAGGATCGCGGCAGGATCGTCGCCTGGTCGAATGCGCTCGTCGGCGCGGACGATCCGGAGTACGCCGACGATCCGAGCCAGGCTCCCGTAGCGGCGATGCAGCTCGCGATGTACGCCCACGAGCTGGCGGAGACGCGGCGGCGCGAGCCGAAGGACGACATCGTCTCCGCCCTCCTGCGGGCCGAGGTCGACGGCGAGCGACTCTCCGAGGCCGGCTTCAACGCGTTCGTGCTCGTGCTGTCCGTCGCCGGCAACGAGACGACGCGGAACCTCATCGCGGGCGGCCTGCAGACGCTCTTCGAGCACCCGGCCGAGCGCGCGCGGCTGCAGAAGGATCTCTCGCTCCTGCCGACGGCGATCGAAGAGATGCTGCGCTACGTGCCGCCGGTCCTGCACTTCCGGCGCACCGCGACGCGCGACGTCCGCCTGCGCGGCGCCGACATCAAGGCGGGCGACAAGGTGACCGTCTGGTACGTGTCGGGCAATCGCGACGAGGACGTCTTCCCGGAGCCCGATCGCTTCGACGTCGGTCGCACGTCGAACGACCACCTCTCGTTCGGCTTCGGCTCGCACTACTGCCTCGGCGCCTCGCTGGCGCAGCTCGAAGCGCGCCTGCTGTTCGAGGAGCTGCTGACGCGCCTTCCCGACATCGCGCCCGCGGGCCCGCCCGAGCGCCTACGATCGAATCACATCGGCGGCATCAAGCACCTGCCGGTGCGCTTCACGCCGTCGGCGCGAAGGAGCGTCGCATGA
- a CDS encoding MoxR family ATPase, protein MEASVSAVNDQVREASAFAYRLREEIGNVIVGQRYLIDRLLIGLLANGHVLLEGVPGLAKTTAVKTLAQAVDATFRRIQFTPDLLPADLIGTLIYNPRDGAFTTKKGPIFAQIILADEINRAPAKVQSALLEAMQEHQVTIGDETLALPEPFLVLATQNPIEQEGTYPLPEAQVDRFMLKLRVTYPSREEERQILERMAFTKSDPVVRPVVTPGDVLAARGLVDQIYVDDKIKEYIVTLVLATREPGAHGLDLGPLIQYGASPRATLALTLASKANAFLSGRGYVTPQDVKTIGPDVLRHRIIVTYEAEAEEVDADEIVRRVFDGVPVP, encoded by the coding sequence ATGGAAGCGTCCGTCTCAGCCGTCAACGACCAGGTGCGCGAGGCCTCGGCGTTCGCCTATCGACTCCGCGAAGAGATCGGCAACGTCATCGTCGGGCAGCGCTACCTGATCGACCGGCTGCTGATCGGCCTCCTCGCTAACGGGCACGTCCTCCTGGAGGGCGTCCCGGGGCTCGCCAAGACGACCGCCGTGAAGACGCTCGCGCAGGCCGTCGACGCGACGTTCCGGCGCATCCAGTTCACGCCGGACCTCCTGCCGGCCGACCTCATCGGCACCCTCATCTACAACCCGCGCGACGGCGCCTTCACGACCAAGAAGGGTCCCATCTTCGCGCAGATCATCCTCGCCGACGAGATCAACCGGGCCCCCGCCAAGGTGCAGAGCGCGCTCCTCGAAGCCATGCAGGAGCACCAGGTGACGATCGGCGACGAGACGCTCGCGCTGCCCGAACCGTTCCTCGTCCTCGCCACCCAGAACCCGATCGAGCAGGAGGGCACGTACCCGCTCCCCGAGGCGCAGGTCGACCGCTTCATGCTGAAGCTGCGCGTGACGTACCCGTCGCGCGAGGAGGAGCGCCAGATCCTCGAGCGCATGGCCTTCACGAAGAGCGATCCCGTCGTGCGGCCGGTCGTGACGCCGGGCGACGTCCTCGCGGCGCGCGGTCTGGTCGACCAGATCTACGTCGACGACAAGATCAAGGAGTACATCGTGACGCTGGTGCTCGCGACGCGCGAGCCGGGCGCGCACGGGCTCGATCTGGGCCCGCTCATCCAGTACGGCGCGTCGCCGCGCGCGACCCTCGCGCTGACGCTCGCGTCGAAGGCCAACGCGTTCCTGTCCGGTCGCGGCTACGTGACGCCGCAGGACGTGAAGACGATCGGACCCGACGTGCTCCGCCACCGCATCATCGTCACCTACGAGGCCGAGGCGGAGGAGGTCGACGCCGACGAGATCGTGCGCCGGGTGTTCGACGGGGTCCCGGTTCCCTGA
- a CDS encoding DUF58 domain-containing protein, translated as MLSREQLRAVRKIQIRTSHLVSDLFAGQYQSVFKGRGMEFAEVRLYQPGDDVRTIDWNVTARTGTPHVKRFAEERELTVMLVVDASASTVFGSRRQTKQALAAELGALLAFSAITNNDKVGLVMFSDRIELALPPRKGNRHVLRVIREILSLRPTGRGTDVPAALEHLGRVTKRRCVLFLVSDFLTPGWKQALRLASRRHDVIAVVLEDPRESELPSVGLVELEEAETGERYVVDTRDWRVRDAFARQAALARAQRDRDLRAADVDAIVVGTDRPYIEAIMRFFRMRERRA; from the coding sequence ATGCTGTCGCGCGAGCAGCTGCGAGCCGTTCGCAAGATCCAGATCCGGACGAGCCACCTCGTCTCGGACCTGTTCGCCGGGCAGTACCAGAGCGTGTTCAAGGGTCGCGGCATGGAGTTCGCCGAGGTGCGTCTCTACCAGCCCGGCGACGACGTGCGCACGATCGACTGGAACGTCACCGCCCGCACGGGCACGCCGCACGTGAAGCGCTTCGCCGAGGAGCGCGAGCTGACGGTCATGCTGGTCGTCGACGCGAGCGCCTCGACGGTGTTCGGCAGCCGGCGCCAGACCAAGCAGGCGCTCGCGGCCGAGCTGGGCGCGCTCCTCGCCTTCTCGGCGATCACGAACAACGACAAGGTCGGTCTGGTCATGTTCAGCGATCGGATCGAGCTGGCGCTGCCGCCGCGCAAGGGAAACCGCCACGTCCTGCGCGTCATCCGCGAGATCCTCTCGCTGCGCCCGACCGGTCGGGGAACGGACGTGCCGGCGGCGCTCGAGCACCTGGGGCGCGTGACCAAGCGCCGCTGCGTCCTCTTCCTGGTGTCGGACTTCCTCACGCCGGGATGGAAGCAGGCGCTGCGGCTCGCGTCGCGCCGTCACGACGTCATCGCCGTCGTGCTCGAGGACCCGCGCGAGTCTGAGCTGCCCTCGGTCGGGCTCGTCGAGCTGGAGGAGGCCGAGACCGGCGAGCGCTACGTCGTCGACACGCGCGACTGGCGCGTCCGCGACGCCTTCGCCCGCCAGGCTGCGCTCGCGCGCGCGCAGCGCGACCGCGATCTGCGCGCGGCCGACGTCGACGCGATCGTCGTCGGGACCGATCGTCCGTACATCGAGGCGATCATGCGCTTCTTCCGCATGCGGGAGCGTCGCGCGTGA
- a CDS encoding amidohydrolase family protein, whose amino-acid sequence MRIVDADGHVAEGTALTLECMKRWPDKVTTRTDGRPSLKIEGRHYPEDKGPGAGCPPEHGLSVVEGINWTSVEGVLKDADRDHIDAMVLYPSFGLCVPSLEDPAFAAGMARLYNEWIADYCRRAGGRLYGVGVTPIEHGAVAIDIMREAKKLGLVATLIPPALKTRNLDHPDLESFYRAAVDLDMPLGVHGAPGIHLPKIGVDRFTNYIQVHCISFPFDQMTAMTALVSGGVFDRHPKLRVAFLEAGVGWVPYFIDRMHEHYEKRGSWIPNGWQHEPIDYLRAGNIWVSCEPEEPILPGVISVLGDDFIMYASDYPHWDGGWPESTKHLRTRRDISETSREKVGGRNAALFYALA is encoded by the coding sequence ATGCGGATCGTCGACGCGGACGGACACGTCGCGGAGGGCACGGCGCTGACGCTCGAGTGCATGAAGCGGTGGCCGGACAAGGTGACCACGCGCACCGACGGCCGGCCGAGCCTCAAGATCGAGGGACGCCACTACCCCGAGGACAAGGGACCGGGCGCCGGCTGCCCACCCGAGCACGGGCTCAGCGTCGTCGAGGGCATAAACTGGACGTCGGTCGAAGGCGTGCTGAAGGACGCCGACCGCGACCACATCGACGCCATGGTCCTCTATCCGAGCTTCGGCCTCTGCGTGCCGTCGCTCGAGGATCCCGCCTTCGCCGCCGGCATGGCGCGGCTCTACAACGAGTGGATCGCGGACTACTGCCGGCGCGCCGGCGGGCGCCTGTACGGCGTCGGGGTGACACCGATCGAGCACGGAGCGGTCGCGATCGACATCATGCGCGAGGCGAAGAAGCTCGGGCTGGTCGCGACACTGATCCCGCCGGCGCTCAAGACGCGCAACCTGGACCATCCGGACCTGGAGTCCTTCTATCGGGCCGCCGTCGATCTCGACATGCCGCTCGGCGTCCACGGCGCGCCGGGCATCCACCTGCCGAAGATCGGCGTCGACCGCTTCACGAACTACATCCAGGTGCACTGCATCTCCTTCCCGTTCGACCAGATGACCGCCATGACGGCGCTCGTCTCGGGCGGCGTCTTCGACCGTCATCCGAAGCTCCGCGTCGCCTTCCTCGAAGCGGGCGTCGGCTGGGTGCCGTACTTCATCGACCGCATGCACGAGCACTACGAGAAGCGCGGGAGCTGGATCCCGAACGGTTGGCAGCACGAGCCCATCGACTACCTGCGCGCGGGCAACATCTGGGTGTCGTGCGAGCCCGAAGAGCCGATCCTGCCCGGCGTGATCAGCGTCCTCGGCGACGACTTCATCATGTATGCGAGCGACTACCCGCACTGGGACGGCGGCTGGCCGGAGTCGACGAAGCACCTGCGCACGCGCCGCGACATCAGCGAGACGTCGCGCGAGAAGGTCGGCGGACGCAACGCGGCGCTTTTCTATGCGCTCGCCTGA
- a CDS encoding BatD family protein, with product MRAVLVVVTLLTLRGLAPAEIRVTATIDPAKLAVGESADLAVVIDGTQSAPAPQIASTEGLQIRAVGPSSNVTIVNGRVTASVTHHFTVVASKPGRYTIGPIGVDVDGKHYDAPAVTLEALAAGARSADGSPSRNDQLELSLSLPRTEVYLHERIPLGLKLLVGAVRIGDLQYPAVPGDGFALEKFPEPTQRREDTPNGPRQVVDFKTTLTPLKTGSLTVGPATMNMSVVVQGRRRGPFFGGFFGDESRPTQLQSQPITLMVLPLPSEGRPPDFGGAVGHFTFEVTAAPAEVTAGDPVTVHSVVRGDGALDGIAPPTIAAGDGFRVYPVQTSQPSDRNDERTFEQVVIPLREGPFRLPTLRFSYFDPTSRTYRTIAPSPITLTIRPSAQAKATPQIVGAVPAPAPAPQRTETLGRDIVFIKDAPGTLRPVGARLYRSPVFWLLQLVPVLVWAVATAYDRRRRRLATDSQYARYTRAGREARAALARARLVLGRGDTARCHDQVAAAVRDYLAAKLALPPGSVLEAAPDRLRANGAGDAVATQVTAFFTACEAARFAPRATSASELETTLAQADAIVRALERSRRLGRAAALALVALAAGSVAAAPESPSALFYRASALYGEEKYAEAAATYEKVLAAGVESAPVYFDLGNAWFKTGDVGRAVLAYERALRLAPGDPDLAANVAYARELASDVADEPIAARLLVPLASRASTDTLLLAAAAAWSVLWLLLAVGPLLPGFARAPRFLVAAATIVLGVSATSAGYRWWTIDHPTYAVVVAVADATVRYEPNANAKPHFAAKPGTVLRVDGEQKGWSQVVGRDRRRGWIESAALGVI from the coding sequence GTGAGAGCCGTTCTCGTCGTCGTGACGCTGCTCACGCTGCGCGGGCTGGCGCCCGCCGAGATCCGCGTGACCGCCACCATCGACCCGGCGAAGCTCGCGGTCGGAGAGTCGGCCGACCTCGCCGTCGTGATCGACGGCACGCAGAGCGCGCCCGCCCCGCAGATCGCGAGCACCGAGGGCCTGCAGATCCGGGCGGTCGGCCCGTCCTCGAACGTCACGATCGTGAACGGCCGCGTGACGGCGTCGGTCACACATCACTTCACGGTGGTGGCCTCGAAGCCGGGCCGCTATACGATCGGTCCGATCGGCGTCGACGTCGACGGCAAGCACTACGATGCCCCGGCGGTGACGCTCGAGGCGCTCGCCGCCGGCGCGCGATCGGCCGACGGCAGCCCGAGCCGCAACGACCAGCTCGAGCTGTCGTTGTCGCTGCCGCGCACCGAGGTCTACCTCCACGAGCGCATCCCGCTCGGCTTGAAGCTCCTGGTGGGCGCCGTGCGCATCGGCGATCTCCAGTACCCGGCGGTTCCCGGCGACGGCTTCGCGCTCGAGAAGTTTCCCGAGCCGACGCAGCGCCGGGAGGACACGCCGAACGGGCCGCGGCAGGTCGTCGACTTCAAGACGACGCTGACGCCGCTCAAGACCGGATCGCTGACCGTCGGGCCGGCGACCATGAACATGAGCGTCGTCGTCCAGGGACGGCGGCGCGGGCCGTTCTTCGGCGGCTTTTTCGGCGACGAGAGCCGCCCGACGCAGCTCCAGTCGCAGCCGATCACGCTCATGGTCCTGCCCCTTCCGAGCGAGGGAAGGCCGCCCGATTTCGGCGGCGCGGTCGGCCACTTCACGTTCGAGGTGACGGCGGCGCCGGCCGAGGTCACGGCAGGCGATCCGGTGACCGTCCACAGCGTCGTGCGCGGCGACGGCGCGCTCGACGGAATCGCCCCGCCGACGATCGCCGCCGGCGACGGCTTCCGCGTCTATCCCGTGCAGACGAGCCAGCCCTCCGACCGCAACGACGAGCGGACGTTCGAGCAGGTCGTGATCCCGCTGCGCGAGGGTCCCTTCCGCCTGCCGACGCTCCGCTTCAGCTACTTCGATCCGACGAGCCGCACGTACCGGACGATCGCGCCGAGCCCGATCACCCTCACGATCCGCCCGTCGGCGCAGGCGAAGGCGACGCCCCAGATCGTCGGCGCCGTGCCGGCGCCGGCGCCCGCTCCGCAGCGCACCGAAACGCTCGGGCGCGACATCGTCTTCATCAAGGATGCGCCGGGGACGTTGCGGCCGGTCGGAGCGCGTCTGTATCGAAGCCCCGTCTTCTGGCTGCTGCAGCTCGTGCCCGTGCTCGTGTGGGCCGTCGCCACCGCCTACGACCGTCGTCGCCGGCGGCTCGCGACCGACTCGCAGTACGCGCGCTACACGCGCGCAGGACGCGAGGCGCGCGCGGCGCTCGCCCGCGCGCGCCTCGTCCTCGGGCGCGGTGACACCGCCCGCTGCCACGATCAGGTCGCCGCGGCCGTGCGCGACTACCTCGCCGCCAAGCTGGCGCTCCCACCGGGGAGCGTGCTCGAAGCCGCGCCCGACCGTCTGCGCGCGAACGGCGCCGGCGACGCGGTGGCAACGCAGGTGACGGCCTTCTTCACCGCCTGCGAAGCCGCGCGCTTCGCGCCACGCGCGACCTCGGCCAGCGAGCTCGAGACGACGCTCGCGCAGGCGGACGCGATCGTGCGCGCGCTCGAGCGCTCGCGCCGCCTCGGCCGGGCCGCCGCCCTCGCGCTCGTCGCCCTCGCCGCTGGATCGGTCGCCGCGGCCCCCGAGAGCCCGAGCGCCCTCTTCTATCGGGCGAGCGCGCTCTACGGCGAGGAGAAGTACGCCGAGGCCGCGGCGACCTATGAGAAGGTCCTCGCGGCGGGTGTGGAGAGCGCGCCCGTGTACTTCGATCTCGGCAACGCCTGGTTCAAGACCGGCGACGTCGGACGCGCGGTCCTCGCCTACGAGCGCGCGCTCCGCCTCGCGCCCGGCGACCCCGATCTGGCGGCGAACGTCGCTTACGCACGCGAGCTCGCGAGCGACGTCGCCGACGAGCCCATCGCCGCCCGATTGCTCGTCCCGCTCGCGTCGCGCGCGAGCACGGACACGCTGCTCCTCGCAGCCGCCGCGGCGTGGTCGGTCCTGTGGCTCCTGCTCGCGGTCGGACCGCTGCTCCCCGGCTTCGCGCGCGCGCCGCGATTCCTCGTGGCCGCGGCGACGATCGTGCTGGGCGTGAGCGCGACGTCGGCGGGCTATCGGTGGTGGACCATCGACCACCCGACGTATGCCGTGGTGGTCGCAGTCGCCGACGCCACCGTGCGCTACGAGCCGAACGCGAACGCCAAGCCGCACTTCGCCGCCAAGCCCGGCACGGTGCTGCGCGTCGACGGCGAGCAGAAGGGATGGTCGCAGGTCGTCGGCCGCGACCGCCGCCGCGGCTGGATCGAGTCGGCCGCGCTGGGAGTCATTTAG
- a CDS encoding VWA domain-containing protein codes for MSGRLANPWWLLLLALLPLLWTAGRRRDRRAAVRYPSLAVLRAVAPAGSGRRRLVLGLLRSAVVVLIALAMARPQVGNAAAKVHHEGVDVVLAVDVSGSMLAEDFTLGNERASRLGVVKSVVKDFVAARPQDRIGLVLFGARAYTQCPLTLDHGWLRQNLERAEVGMIEDGTAIGAGLATAVNRLRASTARSKFVVLLTDGQQNAGRITPETAAEAAAALGIKVYTVGAGTRGMAPFPARDLFGNKVYRPMQVDIDEETLKRVASATHGRYFRATDTDSLRDIYTEIDKAEKTTFEAPEYADYRELYPWLVWPALLVMCLEVGLAETLLRKIP; via the coding sequence GTGAGCGGCCGGCTTGCCAACCCCTGGTGGCTGCTTCTGCTCGCGCTCCTGCCCCTCCTGTGGACGGCGGGGCGGCGGCGAGATCGTCGCGCGGCGGTGCGCTATCCGTCGCTCGCGGTGCTGCGGGCGGTCGCGCCGGCGGGTTCCGGGCGGCGCCGGCTCGTGCTCGGGCTCCTGCGCTCAGCGGTCGTCGTCCTGATCGCGCTCGCGATGGCGCGCCCGCAGGTGGGCAACGCCGCCGCCAAGGTCCACCACGAGGGCGTCGACGTCGTGCTCGCGGTCGACGTCTCCGGCAGCATGCTCGCCGAGGACTTCACGCTCGGGAACGAGCGCGCGAGCCGGCTCGGGGTCGTGAAGTCGGTCGTCAAGGACTTCGTCGCGGCGCGGCCGCAGGATCGGATCGGGCTCGTCCTGTTCGGGGCGCGGGCGTATACGCAGTGTCCGCTGACGCTCGATCACGGGTGGCTCCGCCAGAACCTCGAGCGCGCCGAGGTCGGCATGATCGAGGACGGGACGGCGATCGGGGCCGGGCTCGCGACCGCCGTCAATCGGCTGCGCGCGTCGACGGCCAGGAGCAAGTTCGTCGTGCTGCTCACCGACGGCCAGCAGAACGCCGGCCGCATCACGCCCGAGACGGCGGCCGAAGCCGCCGCGGCGCTCGGCATCAAGGTCTACACGGTCGGCGCCGGCACGCGCGGCATGGCCCCCTTTCCCGCGCGCGACCTCTTCGGCAACAAGGTGTACCGGCCGATGCAGGTCGACATCGACGAGGAGACGTTGAAGCGGGTCGCCTCTGCGACCCACGGCCGCTACTTCCGCGCCACCGATACCGACAGCCTGCGCGACATCTACACGGAGATCGACAAGGCCGAGAAGACGACGTTCGAAGCGCCCGAGTACGCGGACTACCGGGAGCTCTATCCCTGGCTCGTCTGGCCGGCCTTGCTCGTCATGTGTCTCGAGGTGGGTCTCGCCGAGACGCTCCTGCGGAAGATCCCATGA
- a CDS encoding VWA domain-containing protein, translated as MIQWRDPVALAALLAVPALALFFLWALRQRERALMAFVEAALLPVVVPDLDRRRRRVRMVLLVAAAAALAVALAGPMWGFHWEEMRREGIDLVVALDTSKSMLATDVAPNRLARAKLAVQDLLAQLKGDRIGLVAFAGTAFVQCPLTLDRSAFMESLDAIEVGIIPRGGTNLTTAIDTALEAFEGRQGSHQALVLITDGEDHEGKVEEATKRAAERGVKIYTVGIGTSEGELIPVEKGYLKDRKGQVVKSHLDEETLKKVAIDTGGVYLHAAGADLGLADLYRDHIATMEKRELASTLERRYEHRFQLPLALALLLLVAEPFVGERRRAAWRERSWWRRRSEVAS; from the coding sequence ATGATCCAGTGGCGCGACCCCGTGGCGCTCGCCGCCCTCCTCGCCGTGCCCGCGCTCGCGCTCTTCTTCCTGTGGGCGCTCCGCCAGCGCGAGCGCGCGCTCATGGCGTTCGTCGAGGCGGCGCTGCTCCCGGTCGTCGTCCCCGATCTCGACCGGCGGCGCCGCCGGGTCCGCATGGTGCTCCTGGTCGCCGCCGCCGCCGCGCTCGCCGTCGCGCTCGCGGGCCCGATGTGGGGCTTCCACTGGGAGGAGATGCGGCGGGAAGGCATCGACCTCGTGGTCGCGCTCGACACCTCGAAGAGCATGCTCGCGACCGACGTCGCGCCCAACCGCCTCGCGCGCGCGAAGCTCGCGGTGCAGGACCTCCTCGCGCAGCTCAAGGGCGATCGCATCGGTCTCGTCGCGTTCGCCGGCACCGCCTTCGTGCAGTGCCCGCTGACGCTCGACCGGAGCGCCTTCATGGAGAGCCTCGATGCGATCGAGGTCGGGATCATCCCGCGCGGCGGAACCAATCTCACGACGGCGATCGACACGGCGCTCGAGGCGTTCGAGGGCCGCCAGGGAAGCCATCAGGCCCTCGTCCTCATCACCGACGGCGAGGACCACGAGGGCAAGGTCGAGGAGGCCACCAAACGTGCCGCCGAGCGCGGCGTCAAGATCTACACGGTCGGCATCGGCACCAGCGAAGGCGAGCTCATCCCTGTCGAGAAGGGCTACCTGAAGGACCGCAAGGGCCAGGTCGTGAAGTCGCATCTGGACGAGGAGACCCTCAAGAAGGTCGCGATCGACACGGGTGGCGTCTATCTGCACGCCGCCGGCGCCGACCTCGGCCTCGCGGACCTCTATCGCGATCACATCGCGACGATGGAGAAGCGCGAGCTCGCGAGCACGCTCGAGCGGCGCTACGAGCATCGCTTCCAGCTGCCGCTCGCGCTCGCGCTGCTCCTGCTGGTGGCCGAGCCGTTCGTCGGCGAGCGGCGGCGCGCGGCGTGGCGCGAGCGTTCGTGGTGGCGACGTCGCAGCGAGGTGGCGTCGTGA
- a CDS encoding cytochrome P450: MANFDIGANLADPDTYERGFPHDVFRRLRREAPVYWHARGHEKGGKGFFAVSKYEDVRYVGRTPAIFSSEPGITIVDQGPQDFEAGQSSMLQMDPPRHARYRKLVSGGFTPRRINALEPMIRELVNEIIDEVAPRGGCDFVTDVAAELPLRVIARFLGVPTEERTTLFSASNRLIGFEDPEYGTTEEDGRAGAIDLAMLAHRIAEERKAEPRDDIITILQNAEVDGERLSDLDFIAFFVLLTVAGNETTRNQTSHTMRLLFEHPGELAKLRDDPSLVPSAIEEALRYSPPVMYFRRTTKSDAEIRGVKIPKGSFVTVYYPSANRDEDIFPDPDRFDVTRSPNEHLAFGEGEHFCLGASLARLQLRAMVGGMLERFPNLRLAGEIKLLRSHFIDGVKHMPVRWSQ, encoded by the coding sequence ATGGCCAACTTCGACATCGGCGCCAACCTCGCAGACCCCGACACCTACGAGCGGGGCTTTCCCCACGACGTGTTCCGCCGCCTGCGCCGCGAGGCGCCGGTCTACTGGCATGCGCGGGGGCACGAGAAAGGCGGCAAGGGCTTCTTCGCCGTCTCGAAGTACGAGGACGTCCGCTACGTCGGCCGCACGCCGGCCATCTTCTCGTCGGAGCCCGGCATCACGATCGTGGACCAGGGCCCGCAGGACTTCGAGGCCGGCCAGTCGAGCATGCTGCAGATGGATCCACCGCGCCACGCGCGCTACCGCAAGCTCGTCTCCGGCGGCTTCACACCACGACGGATCAACGCGCTCGAGCCCATGATCCGCGAGCTGGTGAACGAGATCATCGACGAGGTGGCGCCACGCGGCGGCTGCGACTTCGTGACCGATGTCGCGGCCGAGCTGCCGCTGCGCGTGATCGCCCGCTTTCTCGGCGTCCCGACCGAGGAGCGCACGACCCTCTTCTCCGCCAGCAACCGGCTGATCGGGTTCGAGGATCCCGAGTACGGCACGACCGAGGAGGACGGGCGCGCGGGGGCGATCGATCTCGCCATGCTCGCGCACCGCATCGCCGAGGAGCGCAAGGCCGAGCCCCGCGACGACATCATCACGATCCTGCAGAACGCCGAGGTCGACGGCGAACGCCTGTCCGACCTCGACTTCATCGCCTTCTTCGTGCTGCTGACGGTCGCCGGCAACGAGACGACCCGCAACCAGACGTCGCACACGATGCGCCTCCTCTTCGAGCACCCTGGCGAGCTGGCGAAGCTCCGGGACGATCCGTCGCTCGTCCCCTCGGCCATCGAGGAAGCGCTGCGCTACAGCCCACCCGTCATGTACTTCCGCCGCACGACCAAGTCCGACGCCGAGATCCGCGGCGTCAAGATCCCCAAGGGCAGCTTCGTCACCGTCTACTACCCGTCCGCCAACCGCGACGAGGACATCTTCCCGGACCCGGACCGCTTCGACGTGACGCGTTCGCCGAACGAGCACCTGGCCTTCGGCGAGGGCGAGCACTTCTGCCTCGGCGCCAGCCTGGCCCGCCTTCAGCTCCGCGCCATGGTGGGCGGCATGCTCGAGCGCTTCCCGAACCTCCGCCTGGCCGGCGAGATCAAGCTCCTGCGCTCCCACTTCATCGACGGCGTGAAGCACATGCCGGTCCGGTGGTCCCAGTGA
- a CDS encoding tetratricopeptide repeat protein: MRAALLLVLALGTTGAGWLDPHATARQASKLYADGKFDDAVAKYNEALVDDPDSALLHLNLGAAAYRQGKFDDAINALGQVPSSDTEPARTARAAYDTGNAKYRLGAAAETSDPKTALERWAEALVAYRRAMGADPADEDAKFNHEFVEKKIADLKKKLEEQQKNKDQQQQQDQKDQKQQQGEDQQQQQQQAQDQQQQQQRQHDQQQEEQADKGQDQQQQQDQQDQRQPGEQKEKEQKQKEQEQAQGGDDQEKPGDQKPQQAQGEPGEPQGDQRQAQGGGATAGGEPTKEMSPHEAEALLDAQRDQEVRPDEIVQQLQGAGVAEPREDW, from the coding sequence GTGAGAGCCGCCCTCCTGCTCGTCCTCGCGCTCGGCACGACCGGCGCCGGGTGGCTCGATCCGCACGCGACGGCGCGCCAGGCGTCCAAGCTCTATGCCGACGGGAAGTTCGACGACGCGGTCGCCAAGTACAACGAGGCGCTGGTCGACGACCCGGACTCGGCGCTGCTTCATTTGAACTTGGGCGCCGCCGCCTATCGGCAGGGCAAGTTCGACGACGCGATCAACGCGCTCGGCCAGGTGCCGTCGTCGGACACCGAGCCGGCGCGGACGGCGCGCGCCGCCTACGACACGGGCAATGCGAAGTACCGGCTCGGCGCCGCGGCGGAGACGTCGGACCCGAAGACGGCGCTCGAGCGCTGGGCCGAGGCGCTGGTCGCGTACCGGCGCGCCATGGGGGCCGATCCCGCCGACGAGGACGCGAAGTTCAACCACGAGTTCGTCGAAAAGAAGATCGCCGACCTCAAGAAGAAGCTCGAGGAGCAGCAGAAGAACAAGGACCAGCAGCAGCAACAGGATCAGAAGGACCAGAAGCAGCAGCAGGGTGAGGATCAGCAACAGCAGCAGCAACAGGCTCAGGATCAGCAGCAACAGCAGCAACGACAACACGACCAGCAGCAAGAGGAGCAGGCCGACAAAGGGCAGGACCAACAGCAGCAGCAGGATCAGCAGGACCAACGGCAGCCGGGCGAGCAGAAGGAGAAGGAACAGAAGCAGAAGGAGCAGGAGCAGGCGCAGGGCGGCGACGACCAGGAGAAGCCGGGCGACCAGAAGCCGCAGCAGGCCCAAGGCGAACCCGGCGAGCCGCAGGGCGACCAGCGCCAGGCGCAGGGCGGTGGCGCCACGGCCGGGGGCGAGCCGACGAAGGAGATGTCGCCGCACGAGGCCGAGGCGCTGCTCGACGCGCAGCGCGACCAGGAGGTCCGCCCCGACGAGATCGTGCAGCAGCTCCAGGGGGCCGGCGTCGCCGAGCCACGGGAGGATTGGTGA